From Candidatus Polarisedimenticolia bacterium, a single genomic window includes:
- a CDS encoding tetratricopeptide repeat protein: QAGQGRYLMSLGRNLAALKRNQEALATYAEVRGIETGPDPDLPMINILVAQKEFDSARHLLQEQVTRWRGRISADVLQRLSTSLEGNIALEQGKFAEAAKQIEASLPPEDRASPASESLGRALLGAGDAARAAQVFKRLIDDPDPYSDPLSYVQNLARYGEASEKSGNKQEAVRAYREVVRWWGGADYQLPELKAANEGIKRLGG, encoded by the coding sequence ACCAGGCGGGGCAGGGGCGATACCTGATGTCGCTGGGCCGCAACCTGGCGGCGCTGAAGCGAAATCAGGAGGCGCTGGCGACCTACGCCGAGGTGCGCGGCATCGAGACCGGCCCCGATCCCGATCTACCGATGATCAACATCCTGGTAGCCCAGAAGGAATTCGACAGCGCGCGCCATCTCCTGCAGGAGCAGGTGACGCGCTGGAGAGGGCGCATCTCCGCGGACGTGCTGCAGCGCCTGAGCACTTCCCTGGAAGGGAACATCGCCCTGGAGCAGGGGAAATTCGCCGAGGCGGCGAAACAGATCGAGGCGTCGCTGCCACCCGAGGATCGCGCCTCCCCCGCCTCCGAGAGCCTCGGCCGGGCCCTTCTCGGGGCCGGGGACGCGGCACGCGCCGCGCAGGTCTTCAAGCGCCTGATCGACGATCCCGACCCCTACTCCGACCCTCTGTCCTACGTCCAGAACCTGGCCCGCTACGGCGAGGCCAGTGAGAAGTCGGGAAACAAGCAGGAGGCGGTGCGCGCCTACCGCGAGGTGGTGCGCTGGTGGGGCGGGGCGGATTACCAGCTGCCGGAGCTGAAAGCGGCGAACGAGGGGATCAAGCGGCTCGGTGGATGA
- a CDS encoding bifunctional homocysteine S-methyltransferase/methylenetetrahydrofolate reductase: MTSQQARKGPGFMEFLQDHILVFDGGMGTMLYQKGVFLNRSYDELNLSRPELIQDVHRAYLTAGAEVIETNTFGANRYKLQAFGFQERVADINRQGAKLAREAAGDRAWVAGSLGPLGLKIEPWGPTSVEEAEAAFKEQAAGLLEGGVDLFVLETFTDLNEIHQAIRAVRSVCSLPVVAQMTIEEDGNSLYGTAPEIFAKRLDEWGADVVGINCSVGPQVMLECLERMVKVTERPISIQPNAGRPRSVDGRNLYLCSPEYMASYARKFVLAGAKIVGGCCGTTPEHIKAMKSSLRALRPANVPMSTSLPAEQRVEIQPVERARKSRFAAGLVEGRLVTSVEITPPKGFDTSKVIAGARALKAAGVDAINIPDGPRASARMGAQALAVILEQQVGIETVLHYCCRDRNLLGMQSDLLGAAALGLKNLLIITGDPPKMGDYPDATAVFDVDSIGLTNMVTRLNHGLDLGGTPFNPPTGFLVGVGANPGAIELENEINRFRYKVEAGAEFAITQPVFDVRQLLSFLKRVEEFRIPIIAGIWPLSSLRNAEFMNNEVPGVHVADAIMERMRKADQIGKAREEGIAIARETVEEIRALVQGIQVSAPFGRYQSALEVLEAVIHRAA; the protein is encoded by the coding sequence TGACGAGCTGAACCTCTCTCGCCCCGAGTTGATCCAGGACGTTCACCGCGCCTACCTCACGGCGGGGGCCGAGGTAATCGAGACCAACACCTTCGGTGCCAATCGCTACAAGCTCCAGGCCTTCGGCTTCCAGGAGCGCGTCGCGGACATCAACCGCCAGGGAGCGAAGCTGGCCCGTGAGGCGGCCGGAGATCGCGCCTGGGTGGCCGGGTCGCTCGGACCGCTCGGGCTCAAGATTGAGCCGTGGGGCCCCACCTCGGTGGAGGAGGCGGAGGCGGCTTTCAAGGAGCAGGCGGCCGGGCTGCTGGAAGGCGGGGTCGATCTCTTCGTGCTGGAGACCTTCACCGATCTGAACGAGATCCACCAGGCGATCCGGGCGGTGCGCTCCGTTTGCTCTCTGCCGGTGGTGGCCCAGATGACGATTGAGGAGGATGGCAACAGCCTCTACGGAACGGCGCCGGAGATCTTCGCCAAGCGCCTGGATGAATGGGGTGCCGACGTGGTGGGAATCAATTGCAGCGTCGGGCCGCAGGTGATGCTGGAGTGCCTGGAGCGGATGGTCAAGGTGACCGAACGGCCGATTTCGATCCAGCCCAACGCGGGCCGGCCGCGCTCGGTGGACGGCAGGAACCTGTATCTCTGCTCCCCCGAGTACATGGCCTCCTACGCCCGCAAGTTCGTCCTGGCGGGGGCCAAGATCGTGGGTGGTTGCTGCGGTACGACGCCGGAGCACATCAAAGCGATGAAGTCATCGCTGCGCGCCCTGCGCCCGGCGAACGTGCCGATGTCCACATCGCTGCCGGCCGAGCAGCGGGTCGAGATCCAGCCGGTCGAGCGGGCCCGCAAGTCGCGCTTCGCGGCGGGTCTGGTGGAGGGAAGGCTGGTCACCAGCGTCGAGATCACCCCGCCCAAAGGATTCGACACCTCGAAAGTGATCGCCGGGGCGCGGGCCCTCAAGGCGGCCGGCGTCGACGCCATCAACATTCCCGACGGGCCGCGCGCCTCGGCGCGCATGGGGGCTCAGGCACTGGCGGTGATCCTGGAGCAGCAGGTCGGCATCGAGACGGTCCTGCATTACTGCTGTCGCGACCGCAACCTGCTCGGGATGCAGTCGGACCTGCTGGGCGCCGCCGCGCTCGGGCTGAAGAACCTGCTGATCATCACCGGAGACCCGCCGAAGATGGGGGACTATCCCGACGCCACCGCGGTGTTCGACGTCGACTCGATCGGTCTGACCAACATGGTCACCCGGCTCAACCATGGCCTCGATCTGGGAGGAACTCCCTTCAATCCGCCGACCGGCTTCCTCGTCGGGGTCGGGGCGAATCCCGGCGCCATCGAGCTGGAAAACGAGATCAACCGGTTCCGCTACAAGGTGGAGGCGGGGGCGGAGTTCGCCATCACGCAGCCGGTGTTCGACGTGCGGCAGCTGTTGAGCTTCCTGAAGCGGGTGGAGGAGTTCCGCATCCCGATCATCGCCGGGATCTGGCCGCTGTCGAGCCTGCGCAACGCGGAGTTCATGAACAACGAGGTTCCCGGCGTGCACGTCGCCGACGCGATCATGGAGCGGATGCGCAAAGCCGATCAGATTGGCAAGGCGCGCGAGGAGGGAATCGCCATCGCTCGCGAGACGGTGGAGGAGATCCGCGCCCTGGTGCAGGGAATCCAGGTCAGCGCCCCGTTCGGACGATACCAGTCGGCCCTCGAGGTCCTCGAGGCGGTCATCCACCGAGCCGCTTGA